From the genome of Glycine soja cultivar W05 chromosome 14, ASM419377v2, whole genome shotgun sequence:
GTGAGTTGCAATGAGATTCTTGAAGGGAAATGTTTTTCTGCTGCACCTGCTCCTCGTTCTCTCATCAGAATGTCATTTACCAGTTTGAAAACATCGCATCTTTCCACATAAATGTAAATATTGGTTAATTTAACATGATaaagaataagaaagaaaatcgcACCCACATgcataaagagaaagaaaataatgacacaggTGATATATTTTTAGTTGGGTGTTGTACAAATTTCAAAAAGTATATGCAATTGATCACTCCTCATTTCTTATctcactttcttttttctctctctccaatATAGAAAGATGACATgtgattgaaaattaatttttctctcaattttgagatagaaattatcatttctaatttcttgtctctttttttctatcttttcaGTGGAAAAATGACATTTGATTGGAAAATACTGTTTTCTCACtaatttgttgattttattaTGTTGAACTTGAGATACATAAATATGAtcactttcaattttttatctcCTTTTTCTGTCTTTTCAatagaaaaaatgtcatgcgattggaaaataatatttttctcggatttgttatttttttttttttgaagagtcATTTTTCAATTGGAAGGATGCGAAAAAAAGTGGGCGCATAAAGATACCAGGTGATATTAAAGAATTATTACATAGATTCAAATTAGTCAATATGTACGTTCATAATTCTAACTAATCTTTATACAAGATAGaactaaaaaatttagtttaatttacaaGAAAGAATTAACAATCCTTAAATATGTGTTATATAGAGAtttgtcaaaaattaaaaatcatgatagtcttaaattatataataatttttcgtgTCTTCTAAGATACAAAactaaattagaaaaattatgatattaatttattaaattgtgagattaactaacaaaaataaatgttattttttgaatttgataaatattatttgattaccTTATGTTGTCAATGTTCACCACGATTTCAACCCACCTCTCTCTGATTGTGACTTTGTAATTGAATTGAAGAACACCTTCAAGCTGCTGATACTTGAGAGAGAATTGAAGCCTCTCATCAGCTGGGTGGTTGTTTGCATTCACAACATCCATGTTTATGACAGGGCAGTACAATTGAACTTTCCACAACCCAAACGTTGAGAACGCATAAGAAAATAGAGGAGATGGTGTTCTGAAGGTGGTGTGATCAGTGTGATGTGCTTCTTGGATCTCCACTATCCAATTTGTGATTGCAAGGTTCACAGAACGCATCCACTGCTCTTCCAAGTTGGAACCCAAGAGTTTCATCAGAAATTTTGATGCTTGCCTTGATTGACACCCTGCCAATTGTTCTTTCAAAGTGCTAAGGCAACCAGAACGAAGATCAGAAGGGGCTTCATATATGCAAACTAGGAACAAGAGGGTGAGAAAAGCAAGGTTGAAAATGTCTTGGAAGTTGGAAACAGAATCAAGTTTGGGGAACTTGATATAGGGAATAATACTGTGCTTGTTGGAGCCATAATGAAGGATCTCTTCTATGAAATTAACAAGGAGATTGGAAAGGGTTTCATCATCATTTAACCTCATGGTTTTGGTGCTAGGTTTGAAAGGTTTAGAGGTCCAAAGAGAGATGGGAATATTGAAGTCTGCCACAATGGCTAATGAGATTCTTGAGGATTGGTGATGATTTTTTGCTATGGTGAGATTAAGTGATGGCTGAGATGAGTTTGTGGAACATATGCTCAGGGACATGGAAGCCGTTTTCCATTCTGGGATTGGTGGAAGGTTTTGAATCCATGAAAACACATCAAGAAATCTGTAATAAGCCATGGCAGCAAATTAACCTAGCTAGCTATAACTCTATGGGTGTTGTCGTGTGGGACTTCATATATTTGGTGAGTTCTCTATTTAACAGATGAAAAGCAAATTAGTAAAGATTCTTGTTGGGCGCAAGAAAAGTCAAAAGTAGTTGTGCATGTGATTAGTACAACGATTAGCACCTGGGAAAAGCAATGATGGATTGTGTGTACTTACAAGATAAACTGATTATTTGTGTGTTCTATGCACATGTGCTAGTTGTCTAAAAATGCATGATTATTCTAGCATGATTACAAAAtgcaataataaaaacaaaagaatgatgattattttacttatttggATAGGCATGTTCCACTTCACTAACTAACCTTGTCCGAGTTTAAgttaaattttacaaatttaagaTTTAGAAATTAGACTTATAACATATTCTGAAATCAAGTTTAAACTATATTTCAATTTAtctaaaaacaatatatatctCAAACCAATTTAGTGtttcatattcttttaaaatgtatatgcttgtttttcaaaataattatgtattaataataagatTTCTGAAAATAGTTAATAGCACATATaacataaaatgataatatattttaatattatttatcttgAACTATATACCATACATTATactttaatttagttttatatttttttaatttatgatttagtaataaataatgttaaaatttatatattatgttaatgaATTAAGTTGACTCAATTTTATCTcatatattatcatttcttattaagtcaaatttaagtttaaatttaaatataaaaaaacatatcaaaattttgaGTATATACGATCGCGTTAAACTTGTTTCACGTTTCAACTCGTTTTATAAACACTACTGCCTGACATTATCGGGTGAAGGTGGGGGTGTACATGACAATGACAAAAAGTATCTTGTACAAACTAATTAATATTGagtaatatttttacaaaacatatatacaaCTTTTAAGCTATATATCAATATCAATTAAGCTACCATTTTCATGATCAAGGGGTCCGTGAGGAATAAAGCTACCCTttcaaatcatatatatactCTTAAATTACGAATAACAGTTGTTTAAAAAATCGGTTTAACAAAAAGTGTTCCGTATATGTTTGTTCTTTGGTATAGATGATTTCAGAACTATATGGGTTACGTACGTAAAGTCTCTATTAGTTTTTATTCTTTAtggaattaagaaaaaaaattgaaaaaatgaataaatttattgttccAACAAAGAAttccttatatatattatatgcaaAGAAGATCATGAAAGTACTCGCGGAGTCAGTAGGCGAGGTCCCAAGGTCAGAGTCCactctgataccatgttagatttcatcttaaaatcaaTTGACATTAAATGAAGTTGaccaacagatatataagctGCACTCCAAGGATTGAGACAGCCAATGTAAAATTTGGATATTTCTCAATAATTATGTCCATGTTATTTTATGACACAATCACCCCTCATAagtgattaaattaaatatgatataataaaacagtGATAGGGTTAAGATCCTTTAGGAAGGATTGTGGATGGGGACACAAATTGATCTAGGAGGATACAGAGTCTCATAACATAACCTCAAACATGAGGATGAGGTGCATAGAGATTAAGTATGtaggaaataaaatatgatcCGATACAAAGAGTACACAACTTCATAATTTCAAGCAAAATGTGCATAGGAATTAAGTAGGTAAAGATTGAAATATAATCCTATCACCaaagatatatttataaaaattgtttacatttatttataatatattattattatttttaacaagtTTTGCAAGTATAATTGTTAAGGTGTGTTCTTTTAATATAGTCAAATTTATATACTGATTTCCTTCTCTGACGACATGGATAAATTGAAGATGCCAATTCCTTACAGAGAAATCCTTGATTGTCCATATTAAATACTAGAGTAGCATGTCAATGGTACTTATGTGGCTTGACAAGGTCTAGCCTTTGAATCCGATTGGCAAATAACACAAAGTTATGTCTCTCTAATGGAAATATTCGTTCTCAATGATGGATGTTACGAAATTTCTCTTtcagaaaattaaaacaaaaataaaaaataaaaaataaggaagGCCAATCATAGATtacaaacatttattatttgacGTGTGGAACTTCACGGGCAACGACATCTTTTGATTGTGAAAAGGGTATTCGATTCTCTACCCACATGCTTGAAAATCTTAGCCAATATAGATAGAGCTTTAACGAATATAGGTAGtcttttattaggatttttcaTTTTGGTTGAAACTCAGATTCGTGTGCAATGGAATGTTTGTCACTAATAGTTCAAATGCGCAAGTTGCTCACTTTGTTAACATTTTCCCTTTGTGCATGTTAATAATGGCCATAGAGTGGAGGGATGACCCTAACAAGGGAGAAAGATTGATTATTcgtgataattaaaaaaaattaaacatctcACGCATCCTTGCCTTTTTAACATAAAAccttacattaaaaataaatactgaTTTTAACTGACACTCTAAACAAATTTACAAAGGGTGTTGTTCTTCACGCTTCACGTTAAactaactaatataaatataaaaaaattacttaattagCTCTCTTGAATATTTGTGAATATTGATTGAGATAAGCCTAGTGTGTTTACGCGCCCTAACTAGTACTTAGGATTTCTCCACAAGCATAATTTGGCTTCTATAATtcaaagtaaattaaatttaactgttaatatataaaataaaaaaaattaagattcaagttctatatttattaaaatgattaattacaTGAGAAGGACACTGTGTTATAAAAATACTATGCGACTTGTTATTTGTTGAGACGAGAAACTGCATGCAGCTGCCactatcttttttatataattgatatataGTTTATTGATTATTAGTTTATCCTGAATTTAGTAAATTAATATGTTAACTAACTATTCATCAATAAAATATGatcatttttaattgatatataaattctcactaaaaaataaaaatatatgactttcgtaatttttaaaagttatttaataaCGATTAAAGTTATCGCATGATTtcgtttttaaatattaaaattcaatttaaagcCTATataaagggaacataaaaatttaaGCCTATATAAAATAGTGTTTAGATTTGCGTTGTGTtatacattaatatatattactatATAATGTGGAAGGAACACTATAATGTAACTTAACTAGAGTCTAATGCATAGACAAAACGTTTTACTAGAGAAGGAAAAGATTTGGAAGTAAGGAACAGTCTATATagtaaattatttcaaatcatGTGCATATAACGGTTTTTCGATGGGGAAAATGCTGAAAGCTATGTTCTGTTTGATAAGGGAATATATGAAAATAGTAATTCTGACAGTTTGGAATATAACTTCAAATGTTATCACACTCGGATACGCAATTCAGCTCAAAGGAAAGGAACATGGATAAGATTGGACCTTGATGAGTTATCAATTTTTCATGATTACGAACGGTATATGCCCCGATGCATGCTTGTATTAAGTATTTTCTTACTCTTTTTATTGAccaatttaattaactttttttttatcattcatttGATCACGACAATGTTAAGGGTATGTTTAACCCATAGAATTAATTAgttgctgtaaaaaaaaaaagcacatagaattagttaaaattaaaattagttaaaatcacAACTCTTCTGTTTACGTTGTATAGAAAACTAGTGAGTACAATTATAAACTTGAATTTCATTTGGACATTTTTACTTAAGCGTAGCTATATAAATGGGGTCAGGTCAAATTTGAGTGAAAAGAAATTAATCCATAAGTAATAGTCTAACAATAATTGTTGTGATATGTTCAACGATCAATGGTGGTTGGAATAGTTAAGTTTATAGTAGAAAGATTAGTGATGGTAATTGtgacaacaataaaaataaaaaatgacagtagtaataataataaaattctgGAGTTGCGAGAAGTGATCTTTAGTGCTTCTTTAACTTTGGCAGTTATCTAACGTACCAAGAAACTCTTCTCCCACTCTATAGAAGAATTCTCCCTTCTCAAATCTTTTGTTGTTATCATTAAGGTCCCTTGTATTAAGCAAGTGGTTTGGGTGCACCCCCTTGAAGGAACCATCAAATGTAATACAAATGCGGTAGTTGGTGGAGGAACTGCCTCTTTTTGTGTAATGatataactttctttttttctcacaTCTATAGTAAAGGAAACTCATGTGTAAATAGGTTAGCTAACTATGGAGCCTATTTAAAACTTTTGATAGGAAAGGAAGGTGTAATAATTGTTGCATACACAAGCCATGATCTAGGCACATTGACATGTTGACTTTAATAAATGCGGGCatgcattattttgttttcaattaaagGATATTGAATGGGTTTAGATTAGTTTttctttaaacattttttaaacgcGTTTTCAAACAATGAAAGTAATTTAATCCTCAAATATAACATgtgaaaaagtataattttaacagaaaaattatatatttttatagaaatacaaaaaaaaatgtgagaaaAACTAGGGGGTTTACTTgtacttttatttcttgtatttattttttaattgcaaaattgttatcttatttttaatctattttctgtgttttaaaaatttgaacagAGAAAACAACAATTCAATGTTTTctgtataaatatataaaaataagaaacaaattaaaaataaaataaaaattttgtaattaaaaagtaaaagtcGAAAATGgaatcagaaaataaaaactaaaagtaaacGCCCCCTAAGACTTGATGTAATTCCTCTTAAAAAAAGACTCGATGTAATGAACAAACCACaagtttttctcaaattttaactaattttgagaatattaaattttaagggTTATTCAAATTATCACCTCATCAATAGTTATATAAAATCTCTCAAACTACTCAACACATTATTGAATTGTGTGTAAAATGGTCATGGGCTTACAGCCTTATGGGTATTTGGTatgaaattatgtaaaaaaaataacattttggaAATGCATTTTCGAAATTTTGTTAGcataattatgaaaattttaaattattatgctaacataatttcaaaaataattttccaaaaggttaaaaaaaatcataatttcagaaaaaacattttcaaaatgttgtcaCGTTTTACTTACACTTCTCTCGTGTCCTAGATTCCATGCATGACTTTTTCTCCACGCCAGCACCAGAGTCAGAGTCatcaacaagtaaaaaaaaaaaaacaaaaaaagaggtgTAGAAAGCAATTGCCCACCAAAAGTATCAAACTTCTAGCCAGATAGATACAGGTgttaaatattgatattttttatagagAAAAGACAAAGGTGACATACAAACAGAAACAAAACGTTAATGagttcattatttttaaaaaaaaattattttcttttaaattaaatatgatcatattttgcaattttttttgaaagatttatataGGAAacagtaattatttttatttaatctactTTAACGTGAAAATTACTTTGTCAAATTTTTACTTGTTCATTTGATTGCATAAAAATACATTGTATATAACATTAATGTACGAgggattaatatatattatattaataaatgaagGATTAAAAGTGCACATAATTTCGCTagtactaaataaataatataatattataaaactatactaataataacttatatttttcaatattatatGTCTTAATTATGACTTGTAAGTGTAAGAAAAAGAATAGTTAATATTTATACTTCTCATgacttttaattacttattatagaaaaatatttattttattattatttatgattaaatgacagtaaaaaaatattatatgtgtattttaattaaattaaaagaaaaaatgattgcttcttttcaaatttcaattatgatcCTTATTACACATATTGAAGTTATTTTGGTTGTAATCTTTAAAAACCTATTCTCTTATCACATTATTACGTATTTTTTGCGTTGCGTTTTCTGCAAATAGGTTCGGCCCATGCGCATCTCATATTAGGAAGGTTATTTTTGGACATTTACCTTTACATCCTAACACCTCCCTCGCGCTTTTCCTCGTTCCCAAACCCGAAAGGCCCAGCCACAGAGTCTCCATTGCCCATCGCTCTCTCTATTAGTTCACGCGCGGCAATTGGAGATTCACGCGCCACCATGGCCTCTCCATCGAGCCTCCCTATATCCTCCCAATCCAGCGCTTCCGCCGCCGGCGCCTCGCAGTCCCAGCCTCCGATCGCGACGCCGGCGTTCCGCGCCTTCATCTCCCGCATCTCCTCGTCGCTCCGCCACGCCTTCGCGCAGCGCCGCCCGTGGACGGAGCTCATCGACCGGAGCTCCATGTCCCGACCCGACACCCTCGCCGAAGCATACTCTCGGATCCGTAAGAACTTCGCCTACTTCCGCGTCAATTACCTAACCCTAATCGTGTTGGCGCTCGCGGTCTCGCTCATCACGCATCCGTTCTCGCTATTTGTCCTCTTCGGTCTCCTCGCGTCGTGGTCGTTCCTTTATCTCTTTCGCCCTTCGGATCAGCCTGTCGTCCTCTTCGGACGCACATTCGCTGATCGCGAAACCCTAGGGATCCTCGTTGTGCTCACCGTGTTCGTCATTTTCCTCACCAGCGTTGGATCCTTGTTGATCTCTGCACTCATGGTTGGATTGGCGATCGTGTGCGCGCACGGCGCTTTCCGCGTTCCCGAGGATCTGTTTCTCGACGATCAGGAGCCTAACAGCTCCGGATTCCTCTCGTTCCTCGGCGGCGCCGCCGCTTCTGCCGCCGCGCCGGCAGTCGCGCGCGTGTGAACGGCGGGATCTGGACGGCCGGTCAGTTCGGTGGATTCTTCTCAGGTTGGTTCGGCCTTTTTAGTTGTAATATGTTGAACTGAAATTGTTGCGATATTCTTTGTCTTTTGAGATCCAAAGCGAATtgcttagggtttagttctgttACTACTTTTTGTTTTACGCCAATATATTATTGTGCTATTAAACCTCAAGTAATGCAGCAGCTTAGTCATTGATTTTGCTTCTGAAATTGTTCGTCATTTTCGGTAGATTTGTATGTGCATTTTTTATTCCATTGTCGTAATGGTACGTTTTAATAGTTGGAATTGGACTAGAGATTCAGAGAATGAGACTGGATTTTCAATTAAACTGAAATGCACTCTATTTTGATTGAGATGTAGTAtacaaaaattgataattttctttAGATATTTAATCATTAATGGGACAAAATTTAAGTGtttttagtgttatttttttgttgttgaaattaGTAGAGGGACGGACCCGTGGCTTGGAGTTGGAGTTGGAGtatataacttttttcattaattttttgtaacatGTAATAAGAAATATAAGTTGACTGATTAGGAGCTGCAGATGTTTTTGGGTGCTTTTCAAGTTGCAGCTACTCAAGAAATCATTTTATCGGTCGACTTCCTTCACAATAAAGAAGCATATTACATAATCTTAGTTTGTGATTAATAGAGTCTACGAAGTAAGAGTGTTTGTTTGTGACTTATTAGACTATTGGTTcctagtttctttttctttattacttcgtcttttcttttttttacgtAATTATTATGAAGCCTTTCAAGTGCAGAATAATTGAGGAACAGATTTTATTCAACTAGATCTGTGATTGAAAATTCATGAAAATGTTTTTGtaacaacaataatatttgTTCCTAGAGCTATTGGATGCATTTGATGCACACCAATGttgtgagagaaaaaaatgttgtgAAGGTAATGGCGAGTACGATGTTTCCTGGTCAAATGCTTCTCCGACTAGGCTTCAAGCCTACCAATTAGACTTTCATGTTTCAAGCCACGTCTTTCTGTCTCTGACCATATCAACCCTCAGGTCTTGAAATTTCTATTattgtttcaaatttcaattttggtgGGAAAGAAAAAGtatgtttcaattttcaatgaATAAAATGACCAGGTCTTGAAACCAAAAGAAAACAAGGCAATAACGAACTTTGCGGATATCAATTAAGTTCCTCCAAAAAAGTTCTCCACTCAATGTAGCAAGGTAGGgagatattgaaatataattaaattcaaaaggcGCAAGACAAAATCCGGTACTTGCCTTgtgaaaattatttgttaattttgcaaTTGGACACTAAATCATGTTTCAAGTAACGTCTTCATTACCGAGATCACCCTTTTCTTTATCAATATTAGTTAAGGATAAAAATTATCgagcaaatacaaaatttataattatatcatGAACTAGAAATAAGTGTCAatgattgttttattaaaaacctcaacataaaacataaatttgttttcaatttattagaaaataaatgcaaaaattaaaatgattaatgcTTGATAATTGATACTcctattgattatttttatctatcCGTTTATTAATTATGTCCTTCGAttcatttaattcttaaatactATACTCATTTATGATAAATGAGAGAAGAATaatagtaaaattatattttaaagttaaaaaataatttttacgaaaataaaatattaattacttttcttaatcttTGTATTAACTTTTCAAGGGGACAATTGAAAGAAATGGAGGGAATATATCAATACATTAATCACAgacattattttcaaaaaaaaaaaacgacagATATTGTGTATGTTTGGATTTCTCTTGAAGATGCTATGACATACATTCCTATAGACATATAAGGAACGAATGtagacaaacacaaaatataaTCGTTGGATCTGTTGGTAAACATATTCTGAGAGATGCAAATGTTTAATCAAATATGCATATTATTGACAAACTAAAATTGGTATCATTATTTCTAAACACTTATTAAACATCTACGATGCATAattagattatttattttaaatttgtgagtGGGAGAATGTTACCTAGATTTaagaatttaacataaaaattatttaaatactaAAGCATTGCTAGACTAGACTACGTTAAATTTCATGATGACTGTGGCTGTGACAatgttaattactttttttgaattttttcaaacTTCTATTTTCTCTCTTATAAAGTATAAGCCATTGTCCATTAATTAATGCTTGATACGGATGGGAATCTAACCATACAAGCCTGTAGAAGAAGTTTTCAGTGTCATAATGAAATTGCAATTATTTCATCAAACCTAATTTAGGCAACCTTGTTCATAGTCACAGTCATATATACTATAGGCTAtagattattcataaaaatagaaaagctaGGTACTGAAAGTTGCTTGGGGTGATTAAACATTTTCAGAAATTAGCGAGGGACcacaaataaaaattgaaggcAGCATTTGCATCATAACTGTCGGTGATAGAAACGAGAGAAAATGGAGTTCTCATTATTTTCTTATAGAAAGAATGATTCAATTCATACATGGCTGTGTGGATATTGTATTGTGTCTCATATACAAAAGTATTCAGCTAAGTATTGCCAGAGAAGCAAAGTTAACTAAACTAAGTAGTTGTTATAGTCAACTAACTAGCTATCATGGTTATCAAGTGATATTAACACCTTCATCTGAAACTATTATTAGTGCACTGCACAATGCATATGAACCATCTTATGTCATAAACTCGCAAagatgtttaatttaattttattttatcgggCATTTATGTTTTGGTTTTAGACTTTAGAGGAGTGTTTTCGTCTACATTAGTCTTGTaagtgagagaaaaaagaagggaaaaataaagaaagagaaaagtaaGAGAAGGATTTAAACTGTTAAAAGAGtgacaaattataattttaaaatacaagaaaataattaaaatgaagttttgttttaaaatgagTAGCTAAATGTGCtttgaaaatttaagaaaaaaatgcaacTTCAAAGATTACTCTGCTAatatttttgcataaaaaaaatcctatcgTTAGATATTGATAGGATCATCTAGAATTAGAAATCTTTTATTTGTAATGAACAAATTAGATAACCCTCACGCTATATATATTAGATCACGTATACTCATCGTTGTTGTCTTGAGAATCAGTGATCATCATATTTCCTCATCTTCAGTGTCTTCCTCTTCCTTTGTTATCTCAATCTCCTCTTCTTCTATACCTGCTTTCTCTTCTATATTTTCCTCCTCTGCAACTTTATCACATTCTTTTTATACACTGTTGATGGCTGAAGGATTATTATTTTGAACTTATTGCTTTCATCATACATAAAAACTAggaagtcatttttttttaaaacagcaTATAGAAAAGACTGTTTAATTTTTCAGTATAAGGAAAGAATGACTTAAAAATCATCAACTTTCAACTATCAACATGTATGAAAGACTTGTGGTAAAGTTAGAGAAAGAGGGGAATATAGAAGAGAAAAGCAActgcagaagaaaaaaacagtGCCTGTTAAGTGGTAACCCCTCGCTGTTTCAATTTCACTTTTCATAACTCACACCAAGTACACTGCACATGTTCCTTCTTCCATCTACTCTACTTTTCACTTATGGCTTCATTCCTCCCTATTAATTGCTACAGGATattcaaagaaatcaaagatgAGACTTTCTTCTCTGCTTGCCACAACTCTCATGCAAAAAACACTTGGAAATGTGTAAGTGGCAagctcttttaaattttaatttctgtatATAATTATGTCCATGTACGTTGAAAATGTTAATTGAGTGGTCTTCATTTTCTGTCCCTCTTTAAGCCTCGTTCTTGCAATTTCACTTTTCATTACTAACAACTATTACATGTTCCTTCTTCAAGagacatgaaaaaaatatttgtaagtaACAGGAGAGTGTGCAAGTGGGAAGATGGTGATGTATGTATTAAATAGTGGGCATGCTTTTGTATAAATAAAAgggacaaaataaaagaaaat
Proteins encoded in this window:
- the LOC114384391 gene encoding uncharacterized protein LOC114384391 produces the protein MAYYRFLDVFSWIQNLPPIPEWKTASMSLSICSTNSSQPSLNLTIAKNHHQSSRISLAIVADFNIPISLWTSKPFKPSTKTMRLNDDETLSNLLVNFIEEILHYGSNKHSIIPYIKFPKLDSVSNFQDIFNLAFLTLLFLVCIYEAPSDLRSGCLSTLKEQLAGCQSRQASKFLMKLLGSNLEEQWMRSVNLAITNWIVEIQEAHHTDHTTFRTPSPLFSYAFSTFGLWKVQLYCPVINMDVVNANNHPADERLQFSLKYQQLEGVLQFNYKVTIRERWVEIVVNIDNIRCDVFKLVNDILMRERGAGAAEKHFPSRISLQLTPTIQQQVLTVSVGKSSENPRIEFGVEKGIEASFEPPNPYIGLSVSAGESTTVSLKPWKFEQSVHGYSANLNWFLHDSTDGKEVFSTKPSKVALFNPKSWFKDRYSSAYRPFTRQGGVIFAGDEYGESVCWKVDKGAVGKTMEWEIRGWIWITYWPNKHKTFYHETRRFEFRETVYLKIA
- the LOC114385416 gene encoding PRA1 family protein B3-like, with protein sequence MASPSSLPISSQSSASAAGASQSQPPIATPAFRAFISRISSSLRHAFAQRRPWTELIDRSSMSRPDTLAEAYSRIRKNFAYFRVNYLTLIVLALAVSLITHPFSLFVLFGLLASWSFLYLFRPSDQPVVLFGRTFADRETLGILVVLTVFVIFLTSVGSLLISALMVGLAIVCAHGAFRVPEDLFLDDQEPNSSGFLSFLGGAAASAAAPAVARV